In Numidum massiliense, a single genomic region encodes these proteins:
- a CDS encoding DUF3048 domain-containing protein, translating to MKKVPKLCCLILVVFSVVFAGCTSAPTGTPAQTDGTKDPKSGGTTGKTGIAPLTGEKMKTATDRPAVMAMINNHPAARPQSGLGRADIVFEVLAEGEITRFAAFYHVEQKGTIGPIRSVRPYFLDLAEGLDSVVVHAGGSPEAEARFTQPGYPSLNEISRNGKYFWRADDREAPHNLYTSLEEVAQGIAANGFTDRRTLPQLSFAAEAVETAAGGKVSEKAHHIRVVYSSLYELGYSYDADAKRYTRDTMGEKQVDRESGEVLAMQNVLVIKAKHRVLDNKGRRAVELTGSGQGWLFQGGGVRDIEWKYADGFPRPFADGQELPLVPGKTWVNVIPEDATVTYEE from the coding sequence TCATCCTTGTCGTTTTCAGTGTCGTTTTCGCTGGGTGTACGAGTGCCCCAACTGGCACGCCCGCTCAGACGGACGGGACGAAGGATCCCAAGAGCGGCGGAACGACAGGCAAGACGGGCATCGCCCCGTTAACTGGTGAAAAAATGAAAACAGCGACAGATCGTCCCGCCGTCATGGCGATGATCAACAACCATCCCGCGGCGCGGCCACAGTCCGGATTAGGACGTGCCGACATCGTGTTTGAAGTGTTGGCGGAAGGAGAAATTACGCGCTTTGCTGCGTTTTATCATGTGGAACAGAAGGGGACAATCGGTCCAATTCGTAGCGTACGTCCTTATTTTTTGGATTTAGCCGAAGGGCTCGATAGTGTCGTCGTGCACGCCGGAGGCAGTCCGGAAGCAGAAGCGCGGTTTACGCAACCGGGGTATCCGAGTTTAAACGAGATTAGCCGTAACGGGAAGTATTTTTGGCGTGCCGACGACCGCGAGGCACCGCACAACTTGTATACGAGTTTAGAGGAAGTCGCGCAAGGAATTGCCGCGAACGGCTTCACTGACCGACGTACACTACCCCAGCTGTCTTTTGCTGCAGAGGCGGTGGAGACAGCTGCCGGGGGGAAGGTGAGCGAGAAGGCGCATCACATTCGCGTCGTTTACAGCAGCCTGTACGAATTGGGCTACTCGTACGATGCAGATGCCAAACGATACACCCGCGATACGATGGGGGAAAAGCAAGTCGATCGGGAGAGTGGCGAGGTGCTGGCGATGCAAAACGTGTTAGTGATTAAAGCGAAGCACCGCGTACTTGACAATAAGGGGCGACGGGCGGTAGAATTAACCGGCTCTGGCCAAGGGTGGTTGTTCCAAGGAGGAGGAGTCCGCGACATCGAGTGGAAGTACGCGGACGGTTTCCCGCGCCCTTTTGCTGACGGACAAGAGTTGCCGCTCGTTCCCGGAAAAACGTGGGTGAACGTCATTCCAGAAGATGCCACAGTTACTTACGAGGAATAG